In one window of Vespa crabro chromosome 6, iyVesCrab1.2, whole genome shotgun sequence DNA:
- the LOC124424898 gene encoding synaptic vesicle glycoprotein 2B-like isoform X5 — translation MNAKREDVKSSDSGPADFERAICSSGYGKFNYLLLLAVLPASCASIFSSSSTAYVLPSAECDLELTMFDKGLLNSMSFAGMISTNFLWGFMADTFGRKRIMFYGYMLTGFVTLATCFSHTSWLLILIKFFEGSIISGPYAALMSYLAEVHDENHRSRTYMWLGVFFSLGNISLPCIAWLIIPQKWNWSLLNGLIEIKSWRVFLAICSFPAFLACITIFFFPESPRFLLLKGRREEALAIFQKIYSVNTGKPADTYLIKDLEDEYSIKLPGDKWKEKILSSWEQIKPLFLPPNVFNLVVVSLIQLGATIGSNSLRLWMPQLFSLIESYKVNHVLKDQMGSQPSFCYMLNSPEKSNDNVTVIVNSTAEAVVACVSTELNSTVFVNSIVIALTGVIGYTLAGTLITVVGKKKLMAICFLVAASCCGSLYWANDTNGILGLSSVFVAMSSIGGATVVNIIVDNFPTCLRTMAVTTAMTMGRCGAVIGNLLFPVLFGLSCLGPFIMIGSACLFAAALVILLPRKPSTNKKPKEIV, via the exons ATGAATGCTAAAC GTGAGGACGTGAAGTCTTCGGATTCTGGACCAGCAGATTTTGAACGTGCGATATGCTCATCAG GTTAtggaaaattcaattatttattactgcTGGCTGTACTGCCGGCCAGTTGTGCCAGCATATTTTCATCTTCGTCGACAGCCTATGTTCTACCATCAGCCGAATGTGATCTTGAACTCACCATGTTTGACAAGGGCCTGCTCAATTCCATGTCCTTTGCAG GTATGATCAGTACTAACTTTCTATGGGGATTCATGGCCGATACGTTTGGACGCAAAAGAATAATGTTTTACGGATATATGCTCACCGGTTTTGTCACATTGGCTACATGTTTCTCGCACACATCTTGGCTATTAATACTTATCAAATTTTTCGAAGGATCGAT CATATCTGGTCCTTATGCAGCGTTGATGTCTTATCTGGCGGAAGTACACGATGAGAATCATCGTTCACGTACTTACATGTGGTTGGGTGTTTTTTTCTCACTTGGAAACATTTCCTTGCCGT gtATAGCGTGGCTAATTATACCACAAAAATGGAATTGGAGTCTCTTAAATGGCTTAATTGAAATCAAATCCTGGAGAGTCTTTTTGGCAATTTGTTCTTTTCCAGCTTTTTTGGCATGTAtaacaatctttttttttcctgaaaGTCCACGATTTCTTCTATTGAAAGGTCGTCGTGAAGAAGCTCTCGCAATCTTTCAGAAAATATATTCAGTCAACACTGGAAAGCCAGCAGATACTTATCTG ATAAAGGACTTAGAGGACGAATACTCCATAAAATTACCGGGTgataaatggaaagagaaaatactaTCATCTTGGGAACAAATCAAGCCATTATTTTTACCTCCAAACGTGTTTAATCTCGTAGTTGTATCTTTGATTCAACTTGGAGCAACGATAgg ATCGAATTCTTTGAGATTATGGATGCcacaattattttctctgaTAGAAAGTTACAAAGTCAATCACGTACTAAAAGATCAAATGGGTTCTCAACCATCCTTCTGTTACATGTTGAATAGTCCAGAAAAGAGTAATGATAATGTTACAGTAATTGTGAACTCTACTGCCGAGGCCGTCGTCGCGTGCGTTTCg aCAGAACTAAATTCGACAGTCTTCGTTAATTCTATAGTCATCGCTCTTACTGGTGTCATTGGCTACACTTTGGCTGGCACGTTGATAACTGTCGttgggaagaaaaaattaatgg cAATATGTTTCCTCGTGGCAGCGTCTTGTTGCGGATCTCTTTATTGGGCGAATGATACAAATGGAATATTGGGATTATCATCTGTATTTGTAGCAATGTCAAGTATCGGTGGGGCCACAGTAGTTAATATCATCGTCGACAATTTTCCAACTTGTCTTAG AACAATGGCAGTTACTACAGCCATGACGATGGGAAGATGTGGTGCAGTGATTGGCAATCTTTTGTTCCCAGTTCTATTTGGACTGTCTTGTTTAGGACCATTCATTATGATTGGTTCGGCTTGTTTGT tcGCTGCTGCATTGGTCATCCTATTACCTCGAAAACCTTCGACAAACAAAAAACCAAAGgaaatcgtttaa
- the LOC124424898 gene encoding synaptic vesicle glycoprotein 2B-like isoform X3 — MTSVVQPKGEDVKSSDSGPADFERAICSSGYGKFNYLLLLAVLPASCASIFSSSSTAYVLPSAECDLELTMFDKGLLNSMSFAGMISTNFLWGFMADTFGRKRIMFYGYMLTGFVTLATCFSHTSWLLILIKFFEGSIISGPYAALMSYLAEVHDENHRSRTYMWLGVFFSLGNISLPCIAWLIIPQKWNWSLLNGLIEIKSWRVFLAICSFPAFLACITIFFFPESPRFLLLKGRREEALAIFQKIYSVNTGKPADTYLIKDLEDEYSIKLPGDKWKEKILSSWEQIKPLFLPPNVFNLVVVSLIQLGATIGSNSLRLWMPQLFSLIESYKVNHVLKDQMGSQPSFCYMLNSPEKSNDNVTVIVNSTAEAVVACVSTELNSTVFVNSIVIALTGVIGYTLAGTLITVVGKKKLMAICFLVAASCCGSLYWANDTNGILGLSSVFVAMSSIGGATVVNIIVDNFPTCLRTMAVTTAMTMGRCGAVIGNLLFPVLFGLSCLGPFIMIGSACLFAAALVILLPRKPSTNKKPKEIV, encoded by the exons ATGACTTCGGTAGTACAGCCCAAAG GTGAGGACGTGAAGTCTTCGGATTCTGGACCAGCAGATTTTGAACGTGCGATATGCTCATCAG GTTAtggaaaattcaattatttattactgcTGGCTGTACTGCCGGCCAGTTGTGCCAGCATATTTTCATCTTCGTCGACAGCCTATGTTCTACCATCAGCCGAATGTGATCTTGAACTCACCATGTTTGACAAGGGCCTGCTCAATTCCATGTCCTTTGCAG GTATGATCAGTACTAACTTTCTATGGGGATTCATGGCCGATACGTTTGGACGCAAAAGAATAATGTTTTACGGATATATGCTCACCGGTTTTGTCACATTGGCTACATGTTTCTCGCACACATCTTGGCTATTAATACTTATCAAATTTTTCGAAGGATCGAT CATATCTGGTCCTTATGCAGCGTTGATGTCTTATCTGGCGGAAGTACACGATGAGAATCATCGTTCACGTACTTACATGTGGTTGGGTGTTTTTTTCTCACTTGGAAACATTTCCTTGCCGT gtATAGCGTGGCTAATTATACCACAAAAATGGAATTGGAGTCTCTTAAATGGCTTAATTGAAATCAAATCCTGGAGAGTCTTTTTGGCAATTTGTTCTTTTCCAGCTTTTTTGGCATGTAtaacaatctttttttttcctgaaaGTCCACGATTTCTTCTATTGAAAGGTCGTCGTGAAGAAGCTCTCGCAATCTTTCAGAAAATATATTCAGTCAACACTGGAAAGCCAGCAGATACTTATCTG ATAAAGGACTTAGAGGACGAATACTCCATAAAATTACCGGGTgataaatggaaagagaaaatactaTCATCTTGGGAACAAATCAAGCCATTATTTTTACCTCCAAACGTGTTTAATCTCGTAGTTGTATCTTTGATTCAACTTGGAGCAACGATAgg ATCGAATTCTTTGAGATTATGGATGCcacaattattttctctgaTAGAAAGTTACAAAGTCAATCACGTACTAAAAGATCAAATGGGTTCTCAACCATCCTTCTGTTACATGTTGAATAGTCCAGAAAAGAGTAATGATAATGTTACAGTAATTGTGAACTCTACTGCCGAGGCCGTCGTCGCGTGCGTTTCg aCAGAACTAAATTCGACAGTCTTCGTTAATTCTATAGTCATCGCTCTTACTGGTGTCATTGGCTACACTTTGGCTGGCACGTTGATAACTGTCGttgggaagaaaaaattaatgg cAATATGTTTCCTCGTGGCAGCGTCTTGTTGCGGATCTCTTTATTGGGCGAATGATACAAATGGAATATTGGGATTATCATCTGTATTTGTAGCAATGTCAAGTATCGGTGGGGCCACAGTAGTTAATATCATCGTCGACAATTTTCCAACTTGTCTTAG AACAATGGCAGTTACTACAGCCATGACGATGGGAAGATGTGGTGCAGTGATTGGCAATCTTTTGTTCCCAGTTCTATTTGGACTGTCTTGTTTAGGACCATTCATTATGATTGGTTCGGCTTGTTTGT tcGCTGCTGCATTGGTCATCCTATTACCTCGAAAACCTTCGACAAACAAAAAACCAAAGgaaatcgtttaa
- the LOC124424898 gene encoding synaptic vesicle glycoprotein 2B-like isoform X4: MIVNGEDVKSSDSGPADFERAICSSGYGKFNYLLLLAVLPASCASIFSSSSTAYVLPSAECDLELTMFDKGLLNSMSFAGMISTNFLWGFMADTFGRKRIMFYGYMLTGFVTLATCFSHTSWLLILIKFFEGSIISGPYAALMSYLAEVHDENHRSRTYMWLGVFFSLGNISLPCIAWLIIPQKWNWSLLNGLIEIKSWRVFLAICSFPAFLACITIFFFPESPRFLLLKGRREEALAIFQKIYSVNTGKPADTYLIKDLEDEYSIKLPGDKWKEKILSSWEQIKPLFLPPNVFNLVVVSLIQLGATIGSNSLRLWMPQLFSLIESYKVNHVLKDQMGSQPSFCYMLNSPEKSNDNVTVIVNSTAEAVVACVSTELNSTVFVNSIVIALTGVIGYTLAGTLITVVGKKKLMAICFLVAASCCGSLYWANDTNGILGLSSVFVAMSSIGGATVVNIIVDNFPTCLRTMAVTTAMTMGRCGAVIGNLLFPVLFGLSCLGPFIMIGSACLFAAALVILLPRKPSTNKKPKEIV; encoded by the exons ATGATTGTTAACG GTGAGGACGTGAAGTCTTCGGATTCTGGACCAGCAGATTTTGAACGTGCGATATGCTCATCAG GTTAtggaaaattcaattatttattactgcTGGCTGTACTGCCGGCCAGTTGTGCCAGCATATTTTCATCTTCGTCGACAGCCTATGTTCTACCATCAGCCGAATGTGATCTTGAACTCACCATGTTTGACAAGGGCCTGCTCAATTCCATGTCCTTTGCAG GTATGATCAGTACTAACTTTCTATGGGGATTCATGGCCGATACGTTTGGACGCAAAAGAATAATGTTTTACGGATATATGCTCACCGGTTTTGTCACATTGGCTACATGTTTCTCGCACACATCTTGGCTATTAATACTTATCAAATTTTTCGAAGGATCGAT CATATCTGGTCCTTATGCAGCGTTGATGTCTTATCTGGCGGAAGTACACGATGAGAATCATCGTTCACGTACTTACATGTGGTTGGGTGTTTTTTTCTCACTTGGAAACATTTCCTTGCCGT gtATAGCGTGGCTAATTATACCACAAAAATGGAATTGGAGTCTCTTAAATGGCTTAATTGAAATCAAATCCTGGAGAGTCTTTTTGGCAATTTGTTCTTTTCCAGCTTTTTTGGCATGTAtaacaatctttttttttcctgaaaGTCCACGATTTCTTCTATTGAAAGGTCGTCGTGAAGAAGCTCTCGCAATCTTTCAGAAAATATATTCAGTCAACACTGGAAAGCCAGCAGATACTTATCTG ATAAAGGACTTAGAGGACGAATACTCCATAAAATTACCGGGTgataaatggaaagagaaaatactaTCATCTTGGGAACAAATCAAGCCATTATTTTTACCTCCAAACGTGTTTAATCTCGTAGTTGTATCTTTGATTCAACTTGGAGCAACGATAgg ATCGAATTCTTTGAGATTATGGATGCcacaattattttctctgaTAGAAAGTTACAAAGTCAATCACGTACTAAAAGATCAAATGGGTTCTCAACCATCCTTCTGTTACATGTTGAATAGTCCAGAAAAGAGTAATGATAATGTTACAGTAATTGTGAACTCTACTGCCGAGGCCGTCGTCGCGTGCGTTTCg aCAGAACTAAATTCGACAGTCTTCGTTAATTCTATAGTCATCGCTCTTACTGGTGTCATTGGCTACACTTTGGCTGGCACGTTGATAACTGTCGttgggaagaaaaaattaatgg cAATATGTTTCCTCGTGGCAGCGTCTTGTTGCGGATCTCTTTATTGGGCGAATGATACAAATGGAATATTGGGATTATCATCTGTATTTGTAGCAATGTCAAGTATCGGTGGGGCCACAGTAGTTAATATCATCGTCGACAATTTTCCAACTTGTCTTAG AACAATGGCAGTTACTACAGCCATGACGATGGGAAGATGTGGTGCAGTGATTGGCAATCTTTTGTTCCCAGTTCTATTTGGACTGTCTTGTTTAGGACCATTCATTATGATTGGTTCGGCTTGTTTGT tcGCTGCTGCATTGGTCATCCTATTACCTCGAAAACCTTCGACAAACAAAAAACCAAAGgaaatcgtttaa
- the LOC124424898 gene encoding synaptic vesicle glycoprotein 2B-like isoform X1, which yields MEFHSVYKHLIENLYRLNDSLVTEKFIFRSCERKTMVFKRILQMFSIFYYKRMRRSEDVKSSDSGPADFERAICSSGYGKFNYLLLLAVLPASCASIFSSSSTAYVLPSAECDLELTMFDKGLLNSMSFAGMISTNFLWGFMADTFGRKRIMFYGYMLTGFVTLATCFSHTSWLLILIKFFEGSIISGPYAALMSYLAEVHDENHRSRTYMWLGVFFSLGNISLPCIAWLIIPQKWNWSLLNGLIEIKSWRVFLAICSFPAFLACITIFFFPESPRFLLLKGRREEALAIFQKIYSVNTGKPADTYLIKDLEDEYSIKLPGDKWKEKILSSWEQIKPLFLPPNVFNLVVVSLIQLGATIGSNSLRLWMPQLFSLIESYKVNHVLKDQMGSQPSFCYMLNSPEKSNDNVTVIVNSTAEAVVACVSTELNSTVFVNSIVIALTGVIGYTLAGTLITVVGKKKLMAICFLVAASCCGSLYWANDTNGILGLSSVFVAMSSIGGATVVNIIVDNFPTCLRTMAVTTAMTMGRCGAVIGNLLFPVLFGLSCLGPFIMIGSACLFAAALVILLPRKPSTNKKPKEIV from the exons ATGGAATTTCATTCCGTATATAAGCACTTGATAG AAAATTTGTATCGTCTAAACGATTCATTAGTGactgaaaaatttatatttcggTCGTGCGAGAGGAAGACAATGGTTTTCAAACGGATTCTCCAAATGttctcgatattttattacaaacgcATGCGTCGTA GTGAGGACGTGAAGTCTTCGGATTCTGGACCAGCAGATTTTGAACGTGCGATATGCTCATCAG GTTAtggaaaattcaattatttattactgcTGGCTGTACTGCCGGCCAGTTGTGCCAGCATATTTTCATCTTCGTCGACAGCCTATGTTCTACCATCAGCCGAATGTGATCTTGAACTCACCATGTTTGACAAGGGCCTGCTCAATTCCATGTCCTTTGCAG GTATGATCAGTACTAACTTTCTATGGGGATTCATGGCCGATACGTTTGGACGCAAAAGAATAATGTTTTACGGATATATGCTCACCGGTTTTGTCACATTGGCTACATGTTTCTCGCACACATCTTGGCTATTAATACTTATCAAATTTTTCGAAGGATCGAT CATATCTGGTCCTTATGCAGCGTTGATGTCTTATCTGGCGGAAGTACACGATGAGAATCATCGTTCACGTACTTACATGTGGTTGGGTGTTTTTTTCTCACTTGGAAACATTTCCTTGCCGT gtATAGCGTGGCTAATTATACCACAAAAATGGAATTGGAGTCTCTTAAATGGCTTAATTGAAATCAAATCCTGGAGAGTCTTTTTGGCAATTTGTTCTTTTCCAGCTTTTTTGGCATGTAtaacaatctttttttttcctgaaaGTCCACGATTTCTTCTATTGAAAGGTCGTCGTGAAGAAGCTCTCGCAATCTTTCAGAAAATATATTCAGTCAACACTGGAAAGCCAGCAGATACTTATCTG ATAAAGGACTTAGAGGACGAATACTCCATAAAATTACCGGGTgataaatggaaagagaaaatactaTCATCTTGGGAACAAATCAAGCCATTATTTTTACCTCCAAACGTGTTTAATCTCGTAGTTGTATCTTTGATTCAACTTGGAGCAACGATAgg ATCGAATTCTTTGAGATTATGGATGCcacaattattttctctgaTAGAAAGTTACAAAGTCAATCACGTACTAAAAGATCAAATGGGTTCTCAACCATCCTTCTGTTACATGTTGAATAGTCCAGAAAAGAGTAATGATAATGTTACAGTAATTGTGAACTCTACTGCCGAGGCCGTCGTCGCGTGCGTTTCg aCAGAACTAAATTCGACAGTCTTCGTTAATTCTATAGTCATCGCTCTTACTGGTGTCATTGGCTACACTTTGGCTGGCACGTTGATAACTGTCGttgggaagaaaaaattaatgg cAATATGTTTCCTCGTGGCAGCGTCTTGTTGCGGATCTCTTTATTGGGCGAATGATACAAATGGAATATTGGGATTATCATCTGTATTTGTAGCAATGTCAAGTATCGGTGGGGCCACAGTAGTTAATATCATCGTCGACAATTTTCCAACTTGTCTTAG AACAATGGCAGTTACTACAGCCATGACGATGGGAAGATGTGGTGCAGTGATTGGCAATCTTTTGTTCCCAGTTCTATTTGGACTGTCTTGTTTAGGACCATTCATTATGATTGGTTCGGCTTGTTTGT tcGCTGCTGCATTGGTCATCCTATTACCTCGAAAACCTTCGACAAACAAAAAACCAAAGgaaatcgtttaa
- the LOC124424898 gene encoding synaptic vesicle glycoprotein 2B-like isoform X2 produces MVFKRILQMFSIFYYKRMRRSEDVKSSDSGPADFERAICSSGYGKFNYLLLLAVLPASCASIFSSSSTAYVLPSAECDLELTMFDKGLLNSMSFAGMISTNFLWGFMADTFGRKRIMFYGYMLTGFVTLATCFSHTSWLLILIKFFEGSIISGPYAALMSYLAEVHDENHRSRTYMWLGVFFSLGNISLPCIAWLIIPQKWNWSLLNGLIEIKSWRVFLAICSFPAFLACITIFFFPESPRFLLLKGRREEALAIFQKIYSVNTGKPADTYLIKDLEDEYSIKLPGDKWKEKILSSWEQIKPLFLPPNVFNLVVVSLIQLGATIGSNSLRLWMPQLFSLIESYKVNHVLKDQMGSQPSFCYMLNSPEKSNDNVTVIVNSTAEAVVACVSTELNSTVFVNSIVIALTGVIGYTLAGTLITVVGKKKLMAICFLVAASCCGSLYWANDTNGILGLSSVFVAMSSIGGATVVNIIVDNFPTCLRTMAVTTAMTMGRCGAVIGNLLFPVLFGLSCLGPFIMIGSACLFAAALVILLPRKPSTNKKPKEIV; encoded by the exons ATGGTTTTCAAACGGATTCTCCAAATGttctcgatattttattacaaacgcATGCGTCGTA GTGAGGACGTGAAGTCTTCGGATTCTGGACCAGCAGATTTTGAACGTGCGATATGCTCATCAG GTTAtggaaaattcaattatttattactgcTGGCTGTACTGCCGGCCAGTTGTGCCAGCATATTTTCATCTTCGTCGACAGCCTATGTTCTACCATCAGCCGAATGTGATCTTGAACTCACCATGTTTGACAAGGGCCTGCTCAATTCCATGTCCTTTGCAG GTATGATCAGTACTAACTTTCTATGGGGATTCATGGCCGATACGTTTGGACGCAAAAGAATAATGTTTTACGGATATATGCTCACCGGTTTTGTCACATTGGCTACATGTTTCTCGCACACATCTTGGCTATTAATACTTATCAAATTTTTCGAAGGATCGAT CATATCTGGTCCTTATGCAGCGTTGATGTCTTATCTGGCGGAAGTACACGATGAGAATCATCGTTCACGTACTTACATGTGGTTGGGTGTTTTTTTCTCACTTGGAAACATTTCCTTGCCGT gtATAGCGTGGCTAATTATACCACAAAAATGGAATTGGAGTCTCTTAAATGGCTTAATTGAAATCAAATCCTGGAGAGTCTTTTTGGCAATTTGTTCTTTTCCAGCTTTTTTGGCATGTAtaacaatctttttttttcctgaaaGTCCACGATTTCTTCTATTGAAAGGTCGTCGTGAAGAAGCTCTCGCAATCTTTCAGAAAATATATTCAGTCAACACTGGAAAGCCAGCAGATACTTATCTG ATAAAGGACTTAGAGGACGAATACTCCATAAAATTACCGGGTgataaatggaaagagaaaatactaTCATCTTGGGAACAAATCAAGCCATTATTTTTACCTCCAAACGTGTTTAATCTCGTAGTTGTATCTTTGATTCAACTTGGAGCAACGATAgg ATCGAATTCTTTGAGATTATGGATGCcacaattattttctctgaTAGAAAGTTACAAAGTCAATCACGTACTAAAAGATCAAATGGGTTCTCAACCATCCTTCTGTTACATGTTGAATAGTCCAGAAAAGAGTAATGATAATGTTACAGTAATTGTGAACTCTACTGCCGAGGCCGTCGTCGCGTGCGTTTCg aCAGAACTAAATTCGACAGTCTTCGTTAATTCTATAGTCATCGCTCTTACTGGTGTCATTGGCTACACTTTGGCTGGCACGTTGATAACTGTCGttgggaagaaaaaattaatgg cAATATGTTTCCTCGTGGCAGCGTCTTGTTGCGGATCTCTTTATTGGGCGAATGATACAAATGGAATATTGGGATTATCATCTGTATTTGTAGCAATGTCAAGTATCGGTGGGGCCACAGTAGTTAATATCATCGTCGACAATTTTCCAACTTGTCTTAG AACAATGGCAGTTACTACAGCCATGACGATGGGAAGATGTGGTGCAGTGATTGGCAATCTTTTGTTCCCAGTTCTATTTGGACTGTCTTGTTTAGGACCATTCATTATGATTGGTTCGGCTTGTTTGT tcGCTGCTGCATTGGTCATCCTATTACCTCGAAAACCTTCGACAAACAAAAAACCAAAGgaaatcgtttaa